The following is a genomic window from Benincasa hispida cultivar B227 chromosome 7, ASM972705v1, whole genome shotgun sequence.
aaccaaaaaaaaaaaaaccaagtaTAGTTTCTAAGATTGTAGTATTTTTCTTATTTCCAATGTATTAGAAAGTACGGTACTTGATCAATAAGTTATTATCGTCTCTTTTAAGTTCTATATACAGTTGTAGATGATCGcctttcatcaaatttgatttatatttatctttatttaatggTATTGAATCACTAGATAAAGATACATCAAACTAAGTTTTGCCACTGAAGTCGGAAGTTCGATTCtcatgttataattgttgtataaAAATTAAGTATTTAACAAAAGTTAGACAAAGATacctatataaaaaaaatatagatataccatcgataaaatattgatatttttttagataaaaaagatgtttaaattaatagttaagttGTTTTTACTTCATAAGTGTCACTTATGAAATTTCactattaatatttatattcatattaaaattaatggatgagtttttttttatatataaattttatgagcaattataaaatatttatcgaaagatattgattaattttatgcaTCAATGTCGAACGGTGTAATTTACGATTGATATATAGACgatgaatattttaaattttttattagaaataaatattatGTGATTGTATGTGTGATGTTATGGTAGATGTGTTTGGTAGTGTCACAAGAGCTACAGTGGCCCATTTGAATGATGAGATATATTGAAGCACAATTATAGGATGGACATGTGAAGGAATCACGAGgctgaaattttatattttggttCACTATTTGTATTAACgacaagaaatttaaaatttaaacaaaaacaaaaaacaaatgtaTACATATCTTACTTGTTTAccaataaatttgttatgaatGACGACACTATTCATGTTTTTATGTCGTTTTGTTGTAAATTTACATATacttttatgtatgagatattttctttttaagactTAAAAGGGTAGTTTAGTTAGTTTTctgctttttgtttttttaaaattaagtctatacatttttctatttgctttctacttttagtttttacaaatgattttaaaaaatcaagtcaaattttaaaaattcaaaaaagtagtttttaaaaattcaattttgtttttaaaattgggttaagaattcaactattgaacttaagaaaaatgtaaatcattataaaaaaaaaaaaaagggaggaaataggtttaacttttaaaaataaaaataaaaaaaccaaatggttactaaaAGGGTCTTAGTGATCAAGTTCTACTATTGTAGATGTCAAGCACAAACACGCTTCATATTTGTTAGGAGAGAGAGATCCATGACATATAAGTGATAACAATAATCTCTATCGATATATGAATGATTCCAAAAGTAAAGCTATAAAAGGGATTAACTTGAACCGACAAGCGGTTTTAGTCGATTTAAGCGATTTTTTTTCCTACACCTCTAAGAGAAGCaaataagaaagagagaaataaGAGGCATAGAAACAATAGACAGAGGAATTTTAGGTTTTGTCAATTGACAAATGTATTTGTCCCAAAGGACAAACAATGTTTGAGAAGGGTTCTTGGGTGGTGTGTTGTATTTAATAActctgtgagtttctttttttatctttttgacTTTGTGTGTGTGATAATTTTAAAAGCTTCCAAATTCATAATATGcacattcaaatttcaactaATGTGCcctagggttggcaacggggtcGGGGCGGGGCGGGGGGCGTCTCCAGTCCCGACCCCGTAGGGGAAATTGTCCCCCATCCTCGCCCCCGTCCCTGCCATTTGAAGGCGGGGACGGGAGCGGGGATTCCCCATCGGGGAAACGGGGTCCCCTCAGGGCCCCATTCATGACAGACTTCAACGGAGGGAAGGGATGAGCGAGGGCGAAGGCAAGGGCGAGAGCGCGAGCGCGAGGGATggcgggagcgagagcgagagcgatgCAGAGAGCGAGAGAAGAGGGATGTAGAGAGCGAGAGGAAAGGGATGTTTTGTTGCAGATTGCAGAGAGCGAGAGGGGATAGGGGAgcggataaaaatatatatataaattcgggGTCGAGGTCGGGGCGGGAATACTGTCCCCATCCCGCCCCGTCCCCAGACGGGGCCCCGAATAAATTCTCCGGTTTAACCCCATCCCCGATCAAATCGGAGAATCCCTGCCCTATCGGatttttttgccaaccctaatgTACCCTCAATTTGAAAGCCAAAAAAAGAGACTTTTTCATATATACTtcaactttttgtttttatttttattttattttttcatcatAGAAACTAACTGCAAGAAAATTTTAAAGGTCTCCCTCATCAGAGAATGTGAATGAGAaatgagaatatatatatatatatatatataattataaatattacttttacccatttagttttttttttttttctagtttgtGATACACTTTTTACTAATATTATCAAGATTCATGTAACATTCTAaaactttaaagaaaaaagatattttacttAAAATTTGATGGGGAATTCAAATATTTCCTTAAGGAACATGGAAATCATTGTATGCCCAAAATTAAAGTTGCaaatctcaataattttagattatttaaattttatcccTATATCTAATTTAACCAACCAACAAATGAATAAAATGACACTGGATCTATATTTATTTAGATGTTAATTGCATTATATTATAGTTAATGAAAAATTCAATAGGATGACTTGTCACTCAAAATACAGATGTTAAACGAAAAACACTCATAAGCACTATAACGACAAAATACCAACAATAAGAAAACAAGTAAAAGCACACAGGAATTGGTTCCCGATTCGACGATAAACTATCTACGTCTGGGGCAGTGTGCCTGAGAAAGATAATTTACatatattaaagagttaagtaATTACAACATATTACTTATCTATAATAGTTCAACTACCATAGTGACTCACGTAGAGCCCAACTCATAAGTCACTTAAGCTACTCAAGATGTGAGACTCCCCCTCAAaagaacttaggctcccccaaAGTATGATAATATTAGTGTTGAACACTTCAACTTTCGACAGTATGTGAGACTTTTCTCACTTGATTATCTTCCTTGTAACTtagtgaactcccttcactgagGAATTTTAAGTCCTTCCTAAGGTGGAGAAATGCTTCTCGAGTATGaagtcttaggctccccttaaaaCAGAGGATCCCTTCTCTTCAACAATgccttaggctccccctaaggcAAGTAGAATCTTCACATTCTTCAAATGACTTATCCAAATGATACGCACAACATATTAAAGTGGGTAAAGATCAACAAAATCCACGATACAGAAAATGACCATAAAGAACAAACCGGTTGCCAGGACAATTCACAATGATGCACTATTTGATCACAAAGAATTACACCATTATATATNTATATAATTAACAAATGTGACAACCCTCAAAGAAGATCAAAATTCGCCTTAAAAAGACCATGGCCAATAAGGAAAGAATGTCCAGAAAATATCCTTTTTAAAAGATAAGATGCGCCATAAAAGGGAAATACTGACCAATATAATTCTGTAGAGATTTCCAAAATTAGGAAATAGAAATATTCTGCATATAAATTCAAGtttaggaaaataaaaaaaaaaaattctacaaTAATTAGACATGTTTGAGGAAGATGAAATATAGAGACAATCAGCAAATCTTCAATAGTTAATAACGTGTATTAATTTACGtaattataattaatctttCAATAATGTATGCCATAACCAATTAACGTATGATCATTTACAAATTAAAGATTGTCTTTAGAAGAGAGGTGTGAAACTTTTGCATACGCATATAAGCTTGTTTAGTCCATCAATTGTATGTCTATTTGGTTCCAGATCTTAAAAAACTAATATGTCCTTGAATCTCCAACTTTACATCCAATAGttatcgacctatatgatagatttataatccATGgcatattagatataaaattgaaagcttaaagAATCTCAtcaaacataaaattcaatttgatatctattagatcaattaatttttttaaaattttgtatgtCATATACTGAGCAAAAATTGGAATATTTATatacttattaaatatttttaaaattatgagacttattaaaaaaaaattaaaaaatcaaagtcctagcaaacattttttaaagttcaaatactaaATGAATACAAATATGAGAGTTTATAGACTAAACTTATAGTTTAATCTTATGTTATGGACTTCTATATCATTCAAATATCACAATGTACttataaaacttaattttctaTTGTAAATGACTACGTCCaatcaatatttatatatatctgAAAATTGCAgagtaaaaaattttaattagtgACTTATCATTTAAACTATGCTTGATGAAATCttatttattcaaaatcaatgaAACTATTCTTTTGGCAAATATTATAAATTGAACTAAAAAGGATGGTATGACTTTCAATGAACACCCATtttcaaaagtgtttaattttaattaggaGTGTACATGAGTTAAGTTGGAttgaattgaaaatatttttaaaaccgACCCTAAAATTCGGGTTAGTTGGATTGACAATCCAAATGATCCAAATAAAgtctccaacccaacccttaaaattcgagttgggttggattgtccggttataacttatttttctttttaattagaaatatgtaaatttatataaaacacatgactaataattaaaatctcataaaattcaaatgctaattaccaaatatctatgatatttgttacaaactttaaacaaagacaaatatcataacaattttaaaagaaaaacattaacAATTCACAAATTGatcaatacaaagtaatcaaactttaaatatattattaatatatataaaattcggaTAGGAATGGGTTAACCcattttttttagccaactcGATCCAACACAAcctaacaaaaatagaaaaaagttgAACCCAACTCAAAGTCCAGATTGATCGAGTTGTCGAGTTATTTGAACACCTCTAATTTTAACTCCAAATGTGTAtgtatacttaaaaaaataaaaatttccaTTAAAGATAAAGATTGTGtatgaataattatattttacaaAAGATGGAAATAACACACTAGGTCATAGATCTCTCACTTTATTCCATGCTATTCTATGTCAAAAAGTTCAATTAAACTCACCCTTgaattgaatttgattgaagaattaaaatattttttattcaaataaaagagAACGCTTTTGTTGGATTTCCCTTGAATTAAAGAAAGTTCACTCGAAAAGAaagatgagaaaaataaataattgagaagcaatttttctataaaatcaatttttttttaactactCTAAATATCTACAACATATTCccaaatgaatggaaaaaaaaattaaaaaattgacaaATGCCTTTCCAACCCATGAAAACTGATTCTAAGCTAAgaccaaaacaaaacaaaactaaatGAACGATAAACAAGTAATCAAGgtcccatttgataatcattttgttttttatttttgttttttaaaattaagcttatggacACTACTTTCATCTCCagatttcttcctttgttatctacttttcaccaatggtataaaaaaccaagccaaatttttaaaactaaataaaatagttttcaaaaagttgtttttatttttgaaatttggctaataattcaactattgtacttgaGAGAGATACAAATCAtggtaaaaaaatatagatgaagtggacttaaatttaaaaaacaaaaactaaaaaccaaatgattaccaaacgagacccAAATTATCTATAACTAACCAAGTCCCGGTTTGGTagccatttggttttttatcttttgtttttaatttttaaaaataagtttataaacaccAATTACACtaataaatttcttactttgttatccattttttaccaatattttcaaaaactaaattaagttttgaaaaccAGAAAACATAGTtttttttggaaacttgtttttggaataggtttaatttataaaaatcaaatggttaacAAACGGGACCCAACAAATTAAAACGGACTCTGAGCTAGGACTAAAACAAAACTAGGCTACAAACGAATGATAGACAAGCAAGCAAATCACCTCTaactaatattttctaaataaaaatgtCTTGATAACCGCCGAGCTTTCTCAACGTCGTTTCGTCGTCACATATTATGTTATCTTTAGATAACCTGCAAGCCAAGAAAGAAATTGTgaatcatcaacaaaagaatgtgaagaagatgaaagatgTAAAGATTACCACTAAATTTCATGGTTGTTCTTACAGTATCCATCTAACGAAATTCATCATGGTACGGATAATAATCCATCTCATCTTCACTAAAAACAGAGCTGTAGAACACAAATGGGTTGTCGATCATGTCGTTCAAAGTCAGGAGTCCATCATTATCACTATCTGCCTGCAATTCATGACATCAATAATCCGTTCAAGGCCTTCAAAATGATTGAAATCATTCATCGCGTGATCCTAAGAATCTAGAATGTGTGAAGATTAATAGAAGATGATAATCCTATCGAGCCTTCCATGGATATATTTCCCGATCCCTCGTTAAGTTACGCCGGTGATATATCTCGATTGGTTGAATGTAAATTAAGAACACCTTACATTGAAGCATTACTAGAAACCAAACTTTTGTCATGTACAATTTCCATCCATCCCAAACTATGCAATCTAGTAAAAGATCAACTCATTCACACGATGACACAAGTCCAATAACAAGTTGAGAGTAATCCAGCAGAATTCTTTCTTATTCCCAAAAATATAAACACTCTTTCGGTGGAAAACAGCGCAATCATAGAAAATTTTGTGAATTGTTTAACCCTTATGGACTGTAAGACATTTAAGACACAACAATGAAAGCAGCAGCCATGTTTTATCAACCAAAAGTACCAGAGAGATGATGTATTCTGCTTGTTGTTTTGCATAGTAAGCCTCTGGTGGatggatttttccaattataGGCAACAGTTCTGTTGTTGAAAGGTATCTGTAATGAAGCAGAACAATATAATGTTTAGAGAATGAATCATTTACAGTAAAAAGGCATACATGGGAACAATGTTTTACTTTTACCCATCAGAGTTtttgtcaagattggagaaCATCTTTTTTGCCCGTGCCTCCAGTTCATCGTCATCCCAATTCAATGAACTGTAATCTTCATCGACTCTTCTTACTAAGTCAAAAATTCTAGGGAAAAACTCACTGAAGTTGAGCTTTCCATCTTTGTCGTTATCTCTTTCCCTGATAGATAAGATTATAAAGTGGTGAGCAGAATGATCTAGTAAGTTATAAGACTATCAATTCTAAGTTGAAATACAACATAAGGTTTTGAGACCGAGAAGATTGGAACAAGCATTAGAATCTTGTACATTTAAGGCCTTTTTTGCTGTTTTTTCTTCACATAACACCTTCCTTATGTTTAATTTAACCATCTTGGTAATAAGCTTTTTTTTAGTTGAATTACACAACAGTTGAGTACAAATACAAACTGCACAAAGCCAAATTCAAGCATGAACCAAAGGCTTTTGAAACTGCACAAAGCCATAAAGGTATCTATCTACCTTACTACATCTGCACATAACCATAGAAGCAGCTTTGGGCTCTTGCTGTCAGCAGGATGCAAGAAGCTGAAAACAAGTAGATCACAGAATGGTATAAGTATCGACAATCGAGTAATGGAAATTGACAAAAGATGAACTCTTTATCTTAGCATTGTCAAACGATGAGTGAGGTTAGGACAAAAGAGAGATGGTGAAACATTTGAAGCTTACTCATTAAATTCATTTATGTCCAAAACCCCATCCCCATCTGCATCTGATGCATTGAAGTGCTCCTCATTCCACCAGCCAATATCGTAGCCGAAAGAGTCATTACCTGATGAACAGTTTGGAAACTATCAGAAGAATATGTAACATAAACAACACCGCTGGAATCTTTAGAAACTTTCTACGAGAAGAAGCCATTTAGGGGTGTTTACAAAACCAAGCCTATAATAAGCATGGATTGCTTGTTCTAAACTACGAAATTGTTATATTCTTATAGTCAACATAATCAAAGTAACGAAAGTTTAAGCTTATGAATCCTATCTTTATCTTATATGGTAAAGTTTTAGACGTCATAAACTCACAAATCAAATACAGGGTATGCACTTTATGAACCCACATCAAAATACTATAACTTAAGTCATCAACTCATCaatcaaacaaattttattacatttTCTCAAAAAATACCAACCATATGAAACACACAAACCATAAACTACACGATCTCAGGTTTAAGCTATTTCTTTGTAAAATACTACACAAACTCAAATGTATCAACTCCAAACTTCATAAACTGTCTTAGCCAAAAGTTCCTTTAGGAGTTACGTAAGAGAGCTCATAAATTATGTCATAAAAGCATATATACAAAGAATAACTATATTTCTCTTAGCCAAAAAGGTAATTTCCTGCTTCAAAAACTGGTGAAGTAAATCATTAATATCATTGTCAACCTGCACATAACTCAACAGATTACTTGCCCACGATCAAAAGATCAGACGATGCCAATTACTTGAGCTAAGCTCACTTTGGCCACTACCCACTTGATGTTGAACTAAAAGAAATCATAAATGCCATTGGGAAACAAACATATCATATCAGATAGAATAGTATAAAGTACAAAAGATACTAAAATACAAACTCATTAAACAAGAACGCATTAATTTGCAGAGGTCCCCTAAGTCAAAGTGAAATCAAATTGACAAGTGGgtagaaagaagaaaatgatttaCCGGCAGCTAGAACCCAAGTGGGGGGTTCGTACTCGGCAAAGGAAACAAACCCATCACGATTGTCATCATGAGATTGAAATTCCTTTTCAGTCCGATGCAGAGCTTCGTTCATGGCCTGCTGCAAGTTCCAGCGAGTCAATTCCTCCGCAGAAACAAACCCATCAGAAGGATCGACATCGATTTTGGGGAAAAGCCAGAACAATCTTTCGGTGACGTTGAACCTGTCCTCGTCGTTAATGAACTCTTCCCACTCGGGATGGGAATCGGCGGCGGCGGAATGTTGGAGGGAATGCTTCTGCCATTCGTCGTCCTCGCGGCGGAGCTGGATGTCGGCGATGAGAGGGTCAAAGGGGATGTAGTGGTCGTGTTGCTGGCGGTGGAGGAGGGGATTGAAGGTGAAATTGGAGCGGAGGCGGAGGCGGCGGTGGCGGAGGCGGAGGCGTCTTGTTGGGGTGTGAGAGATTAGGAttagaagaagggaaaagattGATATGTAGATTAAAATTGCGAGTTTCCCCATTTTTGGGAAAATTCAGAGTTTGGAGTTTGATCAACGAAGGTTATGGGATGAGTGTGATTTTGATAatagttttgagtttgaatttaattaaagataaGAAGAGATTATTAACTTAAAATCATTTGATCAGTTAATCTAAAACCATAATGGGAGATGATAAACCAGGAATTATCACTATGAgcctatttttatttatttattatcattattattttgttaaattacaaatttagttcaCAACTctatttttcacattttcacATCATCCAAAATTGACATTTCTCTATCACACCCATAATAAACATGTTAACTTATTTAAGATTTTTAAAACGGGACTTTGATTCGAAAATTGACAtttctattatatttttaattttttttaaaattttttaaaattgtcatCGATATCAacgtttctaaaaaattaagatctcAACATTTTCACGAGATCGATATTTTAGActattaatcattaaattaagtttatttatttttctaattactaaaaataatctatttttCCACTCTCGAGAGTGTTTGAAGTGAGATTGAGCAAGTAGTTGTAGTCCAACTCTTATTCCTCTTTTcgtcattttttattattataattattgatTTGTTCTCGTTTATTTTCgtcgttttcttcttcttaattatagttaacattaaaactatatatctttttaaaataactattaaaactatatattacgATAAGCAACACCATTTAAAAAcgaataatttaaaataaatgttttagTGAAAATAACTATTCAATTAGaaattttccaaattaattaattaatttttttaaaaaataagtaaacaaaagtgatttttttttaagaatacaATCGTGGTGAAATTTTCGGGAGAATTTTCACCTTAATCTTAAAGAGTAAAATATTCGTCAttgcttttaaaattattttattttgtcaaCTTCAACATGACTCAACTAGTATAAGATTATACTCTCGACTATAATCTCTCTTTCTCTAATCATTGTGAAACTTTGGCCATTTTTTTTATACACTTTTAAGTTTAACTTttatttggtctctaaatttttaaacttCTTTACTTTTACCTTTGAGTATATAAGACTTGTTTTTAGTCCTTAGTGTTAATCTTCAATTGATTAGTTTAAAATAACTCTGGTATGGAATTTTCAATTAGTTTTActaatattagaaaattaataaaaatcaattcaattgttttaaattaattaaataaaaaattaacacAAAATGCTACCATCAAAcacattattataaatttaaagataaaagtaTAAAATGTCCAAATTAGATACAGAAATATAATGTTTTGAAACTTTAGGAACTTAATTGGA
Proteins encoded in this region:
- the LOC120081575 gene encoding calumenin-B-like codes for the protein MGKLAILIYISIFSLLLILISHTPTRRLRLRHRRLRLRSNFTFNPLLHRQQHDHYIPFDPLIADIQLRREDDEWQKHSLQHSAAADSHPEWEEFINDEDRFNVTERLFWLFPKIDVDPSDGFVSAEELTRWNLQQAMNEALHRTEKEFQSHDDNRDGFVSFAEYEPPTWVLAAGNDSFGYDIGWWNEEHFNASDADGDGVLDINEFNDFLHPADSKSPKLLLWLCADVVRERDNDKDGKLNFSEFFPRIFDLVRRVDEDYSSLNWDDDELEARAKKMFSNLDKNSDGYLSTTELLPIIGKIHPPEAYYAKQQAEYIISLADSDNDGLLTLNDMIDNPFVFYSSVFSEDEMDYYPYHDEFR